One window of the Vicinamibacterales bacterium genome contains the following:
- a CDS encoding ABC transporter permease yields MWTLWQDLRYSVRLLAKHPGFTLTAIGVLTLGIGVNAGIFGIINGLLLRPLAGAGAPGEVVGLFSHERGTTRGYRAFSYPGFDDVREAGGPFAHLAAHNVAMAGITEGGATRQSFVDIISAGYFDALGVKPTYGRDFTRDEERPGTPARSVIVSYLHWQRTGFDRDILKRTVRINGDDYGVVGVAPERFGGTTALIATEFWLPLGVHDAIESDFDSRDKFPLADRRNHSLIVLGRLKPAVTRAQADEQLKVIAAAHEQAFPDDNKNRDLIVRPLSRLSISTSPQDDTELWAPVALLQGLAAAVLLISCLNLANMMLAFGSTRQKEIAIRLAVGGSRARIVRQLLVQGLLLSLTGGALGLLVASWAAQLLVSSLSTVLPIAIALDVTPDLRVVMATFVFCTLATMGFGLWPALRLSRPDLLSSLKDQAGEISGRLAGRITVRGALVTTQLALSLALLVLSGLFVRGATAGASADPGFALEPLVVSQVDPRLGGYDEVKSKEVRRAVLERLRGTPWVDSAAVATVLPFGDYTMGAVVQREGRRLKNEDPDAKGKIVQVIEYVVGADYFRTLGLPMLRGREFNAAEEIGAGGTPSVIIDVALAERLFANEDPVGQLLQFGADSGNTDSRPMLIVGVAPGVKHDLFAARPEPHIYLPTGNSGSTRMFVYTRAAAPQNAEALIGSVREELRAVDADMPVMFVTSFRTQHERSAQVWALRAAARLFLTLGLAAAFVAVVGLYGVRSYLVSRRTREFGVRMAIGASPMDVMRLVIRETAWTTAAGVAIGLLLGILLGWGMSAVIYRVSPLDPVTLGGAAGLLAVASIIASVIPARRAAHVLPMTALRND; encoded by the coding sequence CGTCAACGCCGGCATTTTCGGCATCATCAACGGCCTGCTGCTCCGCCCCCTGGCCGGCGCCGGGGCGCCGGGCGAGGTGGTCGGGCTCTTCAGCCACGAGCGCGGCACCACTCGCGGCTACCGCGCCTTCTCGTATCCGGGCTTTGACGATGTGCGGGAGGCGGGCGGGCCGTTCGCGCACCTCGCCGCGCACAACGTGGCCATGGCCGGCATCACCGAAGGCGGCGCCACCCGCCAGTCGTTCGTCGACATCATCAGCGCCGGCTACTTCGACGCTCTGGGCGTGAAGCCGACCTACGGCCGCGACTTCACGCGCGACGAAGAACGCCCCGGCACCCCCGCCCGCTCCGTCATCGTCAGCTACCTGCACTGGCAGCGGACCGGCTTCGATCGCGACATCCTGAAGCGCACCGTCCGCATCAACGGCGACGACTACGGCGTCGTCGGCGTCGCGCCGGAGCGGTTCGGCGGCACCACCGCGCTCATCGCCACGGAGTTCTGGCTGCCGCTCGGCGTGCACGACGCGATCGAAAGCGACTTCGACTCGCGGGACAAGTTCCCGCTCGCGGATCGCCGCAATCACTCGCTGATCGTCCTCGGCCGCCTGAAACCGGCCGTCACGCGCGCACAGGCCGACGAGCAGCTGAAGGTGATCGCCGCCGCGCACGAGCAGGCGTTCCCGGACGACAACAAGAACCGCGACCTGATCGTGCGGCCACTCAGCCGCTTGAGCATCAGCACCAGCCCGCAGGACGACACCGAGCTGTGGGCGCCGGTGGCATTGCTGCAGGGCCTCGCCGCGGCCGTGCTGCTGATCTCGTGCCTCAACCTCGCCAACATGATGCTGGCGTTCGGGTCGACACGCCAGAAGGAGATCGCGATCCGGCTCGCGGTGGGCGGCTCGCGCGCGCGCATCGTCCGCCAACTGCTGGTGCAAGGGTTGCTGCTGTCGCTGACCGGCGGCGCGCTGGGCCTGCTCGTGGCGTCGTGGGCGGCGCAGCTGCTGGTGTCATCGCTCTCGACGGTGCTGCCCATCGCCATCGCGCTCGACGTCACGCCCGATCTGCGCGTGGTGATGGCCACGTTCGTGTTCTGCACGCTGGCGACGATGGGCTTCGGCCTGTGGCCGGCGCTGCGGCTGTCGCGCCCCGACCTGCTGTCGTCGCTCAAGGACCAGGCCGGCGAGATCAGCGGCCGCCTGGCCGGCCGCATCACCGTGCGCGGCGCCCTCGTCACCACCCAGCTCGCGCTGTCGCTGGCGCTGCTCGTGCTGAGCGGCCTGTTCGTGCGCGGCGCCACCGCCGGCGCGTCGGCGGATCCCGGCTTCGCGCTCGAGCCGCTGGTGGTGTCGCAGGTCGATCCGCGGCTGGGCGGCTATGACGAGGTGAAGAGCAAGGAGGTGCGGCGCGCGGTGCTCGAGCGGCTGCGCGGCACGCCCTGGGTCGACAGCGCCGCGGTCGCCACGGTCCTGCCCTTCGGCGACTACACGATGGGCGCCGTGGTGCAGCGCGAGGGCCGCCGCTTGAAGAACGAAGACCCCGACGCCAAGGGCAAGATCGTGCAGGTGATCGAGTACGTGGTCGGGGCCGACTACTTCCGCACGCTGGGCCTGCCGATGCTGCGCGGGCGCGAGTTCAACGCCGCCGAGGAAATCGGCGCCGGCGGCACGCCGTCGGTGATCATCGATGTGGCACTGGCCGAACGGCTCTTCGCCAATGAGGACCCGGTCGGGCAGTTGTTGCAGTTCGGCGCCGATTCCGGCAATACCGACTCCCGGCCGATGCTCATCGTCGGCGTGGCCCCAGGGGTGAAGCACGATCTGTTCGCCGCCAGGCCGGAGCCGCACATCTACCTGCCGACCGGCAACAGCGGCTCGACGCGCATGTTCGTCTACACACGGGCCGCGGCGCCGCAGAACGCCGAGGCGCTGATCGGCTCGGTCCGCGAGGAATTGCGAGCGGTGGATGCCGACATGCCGGTGATGTTCGTCACCAGCTTCCGGACACAGCACGAGCGCAGCGCGCAAGTCTGGGCCCTGCGCGCGGCGGCGCGCCTGTTCCTCACGCTGGGCCTGGCGGCGGCCTTCGTGGCGGTGGTGGGCCTTTACGGCGTGCGCAGCTACCTGGTGTCGCGGCGGACGCGCGAATTCGGCGTGCGGATGGCGATTGGCGCCTCGCCGATGGACGTGATGCGCCTGGTGATCCGCGAGACGGCGTGGACCACGGCCGCCGGCGTGGCGATTGGGCTGCTGCTCGGCATCCTGCTGGGCTGGGGCATGAGCGCCGTGATCTACCGGGTGAGCCCGTTGGATCCGGTCACGCTCGGCGGCGCCGCGGGCCTGCTGGCGGTGGCGTCGATCATCGCGTCGGTCATCCCCGCGCGGCGCGCGGCTCACGTCTTGCCGATGACGGCGCTTCGAAACGACTGA
- a CDS encoding NmrA/HSCARG family protein, with amino-acid sequence MSERIILISGATGQQGGATARALAGKGFKLRALTRNPSSDAAKALAAIGAELVRGDLDDEASVKAALAGAWGAYAVQNTWTAGVEGEEAQGHRFAKLARAAGVQHYVYASVASADRQTGIPHFENKWRVEGTIRGLGFPSYAIIRPVFFMENLASPSFLNGDKLVSALDPTTVLQMIAVADIGQYGALAFTDQARFKNLELDIAGDAVTLPQAAAALSAGLGRKIEYMQIPMSAVRKNSEDFALMLEWFEAVGYDADIAGNAAKYGVKPTSLKEWARGRD; translated from the coding sequence ATGAGCGAACGAATCATTCTCATCTCAGGCGCCACGGGACAGCAGGGCGGCGCCACGGCGCGGGCCCTTGCCGGCAAGGGCTTCAAGCTTCGCGCGCTGACGCGCAATCCCAGCAGCGACGCCGCCAAGGCGCTGGCCGCCATCGGCGCCGAGCTCGTCAGGGGCGACCTGGACGATGAGGCGTCGGTGAAGGCGGCGCTGGCCGGCGCCTGGGGCGCCTACGCCGTGCAGAACACCTGGACCGCCGGTGTCGAGGGCGAAGAGGCCCAGGGCCACCGGTTTGCGAAACTCGCGCGCGCGGCCGGCGTCCAACACTACGTTTACGCGTCGGTGGCGTCGGCCGATCGCCAGACCGGCATTCCCCACTTCGAGAACAAGTGGCGCGTGGAAGGCACCATCCGCGGCCTCGGCTTCCCGTCGTACGCGATCATCCGCCCGGTGTTCTTCATGGAGAACCTGGCGAGCCCGTCGTTCCTGAACGGCGACAAGCTGGTGAGCGCGCTCGATCCGACAACGGTGCTGCAGATGATTGCGGTCGCCGACATCGGGCAGTACGGCGCCTTGGCGTTTACCGACCAGGCGCGGTTCAAGAACCTCGAGCTCGATATCGCTGGGGATGCGGTCACCCTGCCGCAGGCAGCCGCGGCACTCAGCGCGGGGCTCGGGCGCAAGATCGAGTACATGCAAATCCCGATGAGCGCGGTCCGCAAGAACAGCGAAGACTTCGCGCTGATGCTGGAATGGTTCGAAGCGGTCGGCTACGACGCCGACATCGCGGGCAACGCGGCGAAGTACGGCGTGAAGCCCACGTCGCTCAAGGAGTGGGCAAGAGGGCGGGACTGA
- a CDS encoding amidase: protein MKNIDQTRRRFMAHFAGAGLGATLAPGIVWARMQDAGTQRVTLAMVTDALKLSGIDLTEEERTALVEGANRNLAGYDEIRKLHIPPDISPPFHFSPVVPGLAVNKAKQPFRLSAAPAVKRPANLEDAAFWPVRHLAELVRTRQVTSLELTDMYLARLHRYNPLLNNVVTFLDDHGRAEAKRADAEIAAGKYKGPLHGIPWGAKDIISLKGHKTTWGSAPFKDQVLDYDASVIEMLRDAGAVLIAKVATGELAGGDNWFGGQTKNPWDPTQGSSGSSAGPSSATAAGCIAFGIGTETSGSILSPSARCGLAGLRPTFGRVSRYGVMALSWTLDRLGPICRYAEDTAIVMQAIAKPDGRDMSVTDVPFNWNAQFDVRKLKVGIIQDSFDDISNASAKANAQNTLETLRSLGVTQFIPVVVPEFSANISGFNVERTAYFDEHIRAGRMKGTRGGNQAGGRLIPAPDYLQQQRARMMMMIELAKATSHVDVYIVGSNNTGVGGPGPRPAGAPDAAPPPPQQQQRPQSPTQRHFTMANAAGYPAINLPNGFADTGSPTNAVIYGQPYRELEIIALAKAYQDAAGFHLRKPARLDAPPTPTQQQ, encoded by the coding sequence ATGAAGAACATCGACCAGACGAGACGACGATTCATGGCGCATTTCGCCGGCGCCGGCCTCGGCGCGACCCTGGCCCCCGGCATCGTGTGGGCGCGCATGCAGGACGCCGGCACTCAGCGGGTGACGCTGGCCATGGTCACCGACGCCCTCAAGCTGTCGGGCATCGACCTCACGGAAGAGGAGCGCACGGCGCTCGTCGAGGGCGCCAACCGCAACCTCGCGGGCTACGACGAGATCCGCAAGCTCCACATTCCGCCCGACATCTCGCCGCCGTTCCACTTCAGCCCCGTGGTGCCGGGCCTCGCCGTCAACAAGGCGAAGCAGCCGTTCCGCCTGAGCGCGGCGCCCGCCGTCAAGCGGCCGGCGAACCTCGAAGACGCGGCGTTCTGGCCGGTTCGCCACCTGGCCGAACTGGTTCGCACGCGCCAGGTGACGTCGCTCGAGCTCACCGACATGTACCTCGCGCGGCTGCACCGCTACAACCCGCTGCTCAACAACGTGGTCACCTTCCTCGACGATCACGGCCGCGCCGAAGCGAAACGCGCCGACGCCGAGATTGCCGCCGGCAAGTACAAGGGCCCGCTGCACGGCATCCCGTGGGGCGCGAAAGACATCATCTCGCTCAAGGGCCACAAGACCACCTGGGGATCGGCGCCGTTCAAGGACCAGGTGCTCGACTACGACGCGAGCGTGATCGAAATGCTGCGCGATGCCGGTGCGGTGCTGATCGCGAAGGTGGCGACCGGAGAGCTGGCGGGCGGCGACAACTGGTTCGGCGGGCAGACCAAGAACCCGTGGGATCCGACGCAGGGCTCCAGCGGATCCTCGGCCGGTCCCTCGTCCGCCACGGCGGCCGGCTGCATCGCGTTCGGCATCGGCACCGAGACCAGCGGATCGATCCTCAGCCCCTCGGCCCGTTGCGGCCTGGCCGGGCTGCGCCCGACCTTCGGGCGCGTCAGCCGCTACGGCGTGATGGCGCTGTCGTGGACGCTCGATCGGCTGGGGCCGATCTGCCGCTACGCCGAAGACACCGCGATCGTGATGCAGGCCATTGCCAAACCCGATGGCCGCGACATGAGCGTGACCGACGTGCCGTTCAACTGGAACGCGCAGTTCGATGTCAGGAAGCTGAAGGTCGGCATCATCCAGGACTCGTTCGACGACATCAGCAACGCCTCGGCGAAGGCCAACGCGCAGAACACGCTCGAGACGTTGCGGTCGCTCGGCGTGACGCAGTTCATTCCGGTGGTCGTGCCGGAGTTTTCGGCCAACATCAGCGGCTTCAACGTCGAGCGCACGGCGTATTTCGACGAGCACATCCGCGCCGGCCGCATGAAGGGGACGCGGGGCGGGAATCAGGCTGGCGGGCGCCTGATCCCGGCGCCCGACTACCTGCAGCAGCAGCGCGCGCGCATGATGATGATGATCGAGCTGGCCAAGGCCACCTCCCACGTCGACGTCTACATCGTCGGGTCGAACAACACCGGTGTGGGCGGTCCCGGGCCGCGCCCGGCCGGCGCGCCCGATGCCGCGCCGCCACCGCCGCAGCAACAACAGCGCCCGCAGTCGCCGACCCAGCGCCACTTCACCATGGCGAACGCGGCGGGCTACCCGGCCATCAACCTGCCGAATGGGTTTGCCGACACCGGCAGCCCGACCAATGCGGTGATCTACGGGCAGCCGTACCGCGAGCTGGAGATTATCGCGCTGGCAAAGGCGTATCAGGATGCGGCCGGCTTCCACCTGCGGAAGCCCGCCAGGCTCGATGCGCCACCGACGCCGACGCAACAGCAGTAG